The Theropithecus gelada isolate Dixy chromosome 3, Tgel_1.0, whole genome shotgun sequence genomic sequence ACTGGGAAGGCTGGTTGAGGAGGAGCCTCCACTGGGATCCCTTTGACTCTTCCCAACCCTACTACCACCAACCTCTGAAGCAGAAAGGTCCTGGGTCTCACACCTGCACTGACCCACATCCCTCTACTGCCCATGTGATATGGCTACACAGCCCACCTGATCCCTCCAGAGCTGTCCATGAGCAGGGAGCTTAAGGACCCTGGGGAAGGTGGGATGGGTGCCCCGGCTCTGAGAGAAGGTCTTCACCATGCCTTCCCTGTCCATCAGCCGCATCCAGGTGAGACTGGGAGAGCACAACATCGAAGTCCTGGAGGGAACTGAGCAGTTCATCAATGCAGCCAAGATCATCCGCCACCCCAGTTATAACAGGAATACTCTGGACAATGACATCCTGCTGATCAAGCTCTCCTCACCTGCCGTCATCAATGCCCGCGTGTCCACCATCTCTCTGCCCACCGCCCCTCCAGCTGCTGGCGCCAAGGCCCTCATCTCTGGCTGGGGCAACACTCTGAGCTCTGGTGGTGAGTGGGACCCTTTGTCCTTCTACTTCCCTCCATCCTCACAATTTCCAGAATGAAGCATGCCCCTTAACTTAAATCCTCTCGCCTCCAGGGTTAAGACGCATTTCTAGCGCCCATCACACACAGGCTCTGTACTGAGCACCAGAGGATGCAAAGTCTCAGGGACTTGACTCCTAAAATCAAAAGACAGGACAAATGGAGAACTTGTAATGATCACGTCTTGGAGGGGTTCAACAGTGATCATTCTGGGAACTAAACCAGAATCCCTTTCCAGGACTTATGTTTTGGAGTCCTCCCCAGAGACAATGTTCCTCTTCAATGTTCCATCCTAGATTATTGTCTCCTTCTAAAGCCTGACCCACATTTTGactttctttattctcttcctgATCCTCACAGCCGACTACCCAGATGAGCTGCAGTGCCTGGAAGCTCCTGTGCTGACCCAGGCTAAGTGTGAAGCCTCCTACCCTGGAAGGATTACCAGCAACATGTTCTGTGCAGGCTTCCTTGAGGGAGGCAAGGATTCTTGCCAGGTGATTTGGAAAACCCTTCCCATGCAGAGGCTCCCACCAATACCCAGGCCCCACCCGAGAAAAAGATTTGAACTCCCAAGGTGGTGGGGCTAAGGATGCTCCCTGCCGTGCCCCCAGTGAGAAGTGAGGAAGGCTCCCTTGGGCTGCATGCTGTCTGCTTAGGAAGAACAGAGAATAGGCCACCATGAGAAGGACGTGGAGCCACAGAGCTGGCTGGAAAGGGGTCTTTTAAGGTTCAGAGTAAATATAGCTATATTCCTCCTCCATCTCTCCATACAACTTGTACCTTCTTCACCCCAGGGTGACTCTGGTGGCCCTGTGGTCTCCAAGGGACAGCTCCAAGGCGTTGTCTCCTGGGGCGATGGCTGTGCCCAGAAGAACAAGCCTGGAGTCTACACCAAGGTCTACAACTATTTGACCTGGATTAAGAATACCATAGCTGCGAACAGCTAAAGCCCCCGGTCCCTCTGCAGTCTCTATACCAATAAAATGACCCTGTTCTCACTGTGTCTGTGCCTGCTCCCTCACACACGCCTTCACACTGGAAAGCATCCTCCAATCTCAGGTCAGACACGACAGTCCCCCTTGAAGGTAGG encodes the following:
- the LOC112620199 gene encoding trypsin-1-like isoform X3, with translation MNPLLILAFVGAAVAAPFDDDDKIVGGYTCGKNSLPYQVSLNSGYHFCGGSLINKQWVVSAGHCYKTRIQVRLGEHNIEVLEGTEQFINAAKIIRHPSYNRNTLDNDILLIKLSSPAVINARVSTISLPTAPPAAGAKALISGWGNTLSSGADYPDELQCLEAPVLTQAKCEASYPGRITSNMFCAGFLEGGKDSCQGDSGGPVVSKGQLQGVVSWGDGCAQKNKPGVYTKVYNYLTWIKNTIAANS
- the LOC112620199 gene encoding trypsin-1-like isoform X2, which codes for MNPLLILAFVGAAVAAPFDDDDKIVGGYTCGKNSLPYQVSLNSGYHFCGGSLINKQWVVSAGHCYKTAINLKFSERGCEYRRIQVRLGEHNIEVLEGTEQFINAAKIIRHPSYNRNTLDNDILLIKLSSPAVINARVSTISLPTAPPAAGAKALISGWGNTLSSGADYPDELQCLEAPVLTQAKCEASYPGRITSNMFCAGFLEGGKDSCQGDSGGPVVSKGQLQGVVSWGDGCAQKNKPGVYTKVYNYLTWIKNTIAANS
- the LOC112620199 gene encoding trypsin-1-like isoform X1 — protein: MHMRQTNVFTLKKGRSVPLVFHPPDALIAAPFDDDDKIVGGYTCGKNSLPYQVSLNSGYHFCGGSLINKQWVVSAGHCYKTRIQVRLGEHNIEVLEGTEQFINAAKIIRHPSYNRNTLDNDILLIKLSSPAVINARVSTISLPTAPPAAGAKALISGWGNTLSSGADYPDELQCLEAPVLTQAKCEASYPGRITSNMFCAGFLEGGKDSCQGDSGGPVVSKGQLQGVVSWGDGCAQKNKPGVYTKVYNYLTWIKNTIAANS